The proteins below are encoded in one region of Coturnix japonica isolate 7356 chromosome 10, Coturnix japonica 2.1, whole genome shotgun sequence:
- the TMEM266 gene encoding transmembrane protein 266 isoform X1, with the protein MTGPQPAIEGGVSEVEIISQQVEEETKSIAPVQLVNFAYRDLPLAALDLSVAGSQLLSNLDEEYQREGSNWLKPCCGRRAAVWQVFLLSASLNSFLVACVVLVVILLTLELLIDIKLLQFSSASQFAGVIHWISLVILSVFFSEVRMTKAFHHTQNCKTILRIVVLGIWDYIENKIEVFDGAVIILSLAPMVASTVANGPNSPWDAISLIITLRIWRVKRIIDAYVLPVKVEMEMMIQQYEKAKVIQDEQLERLTQICQEQGFEIRQLRAHLAQQDLDLAAEREAALQVPHVLNKQSSNRYKVVATEDSDDEATETITELQTPREDDMNNYISRYYNEPSSDSGVPEAAICVVTTAAIDVHRPNISSELFTVEVPMRLSSTGTSASITSGSASRSTVSSGTRACSESSQTLGSSPDCSAACEDGAGASPHTELVPSQQRVAQAMVQELLSSLSEEARLAQKGLDPVNLKLPSPAGSVRASPDLGHRLSVYNRRNQENLDVLQLKPLIDSPQGPPVTDDKYGALGPPEPRLSKVPEA; encoded by the exons ATGACCGGTCCTCA GCCTGCAATAGAAGGCGGTGTTTCAGAAGTTGAGATAATTTCGCAGCAAGTTGAAGAAGAGACCAAAAGCATTGCCCCCGTACAGCTTGTTAATTTTGCTTATCGAGATCTACCCTTAGCTGCACTTGACCTGTCTGTGGCTGGATCCCAGCTTTTATCAAATTTGGACGAGGAATACCAAAGAGAAGG atCTAACTGGCTAAAGCCGTGCTGTGGGAGACGAGCAGCTGTGTGGCAGGTATTTTTGCTCAGTGCAAGTCTCAACAGTTTCCTGGTAGCCTGTGTAGTGTTGGTGGTGATTCTTCTGACTCTGGAACTCCTAATAGATATAAAGCTTCTCCAGT TTTCAAGTGCTTCTCAGTTTGCAGGAGTAATTCACTGGATCAGCCTAGTCAtcctgtctgttttcttttcagaggtaCGTATGACCAAAGCTTTTCACCACACACAGAACTGCAAG ACTATTTTGAGGATTGTGGTTCTTGGCATATGGGATtacattgaaaacaaaatagag GTGTTTGATGGTGCTGTCATAATCTTGTCCTTGGCGCCAATGGTGGCCTCAACAGTAGCTAATGGGCCCAACAGCCCCTGGGATGCTATCAGCCTTATTATCACACTACGAATATGGAGAGTGAAGAGGATCATTGATG CGTATGTCCTTCCAGTGAAAGtggagatggagatgatgaTTCAGCAGTATGAGAAAGCAAAGGTTATTCAGGATGAGCAGCTGGAAAGACTAACCCAGATCTGCCAAGAACAAGGG tTTGAGATCAGGCAGCTGAGGGCTCACCTTGCTCAGCAAGATTTGGACCTGGCTGCAGAGAGAGAGGCTGCGCTGCAGGTCCCACATGTGCtgaacaaacagagcagcaacagGTACAAGGTGGTTGCCACTGAAGACTCAGACGATGAAGCCACTGAGACCATCACCGAGCTGCAGACTCCACGAG AGGATGACATGAACAATTACATCAGCCGGTACTACAATGAGCCCAGCAGTG ACAGCGGTGTTCCTGAGGCCGCCATCTGTGTGGTCACCACGGCCGCCATCGACGTCCACCGGCCCAACATCTCCTCCGAGCTCTTCACGGTGGAGGTGCCGATGCGGCTGAGCAGCACCGGGACGTCCGCCAGCATCACTTCGGGCAGCGCCTCCCGCTCCACCGTCAGCTCGGGCACACGGGCGTGCAGTGAGAGCAGCCAGACGCTGGGCTCCTCGCCGGACTGCAGCGCAGCCTGTGAGGATGGGGCAGGCGCCAGCCCTCATACCGAGCTGGTGCCCAGCCAGCAGCGGGTGGCACAAGCCATGGTCCAGGAGCTGCTCTCTTCCCTGTCCGAAGAGGCGCGCCTGGCACAGAAGGGGCTGGACCCTGTCAACCTGAAGCTGCCCAGCCCAGCGGGCTCAGTGAGGGCCAGCCCTGACCTTGGCCACCGCCTCAGCGTCTACAACCGCAGGAATCAGGAGAACCTCGATGTCCTGCAGCTCAAGCCACTCATTGACTCTCCTCAGGGCCCCCCAGTGACTGATGACAAGTATGGCGCCCTGGGACCCCCCGAGCCACGGCTGAGCAAGGTACCTGAGGCATAA
- the TMEM266 gene encoding transmembrane protein 266 isoform X2 — MTGPQPAIEGGVSEVEIISQQVEEETKSIAPVQLVNFAYRDLPLAALDLSVAGSQLLSNLDEEYQREGSNWLKPCCGRRAAVWQVFLLSASLNSFLVACVVLVVILLTLELLIDIKLLQFSSASQFAGVIHWISLVILSVFFSETILRIVVLGIWDYIENKIEVFDGAVIILSLAPMVASTVANGPNSPWDAISLIITLRIWRVKRIIDAYVLPVKVEMEMMIQQYEKAKVIQDEQLERLTQICQEQGFEIRQLRAHLAQQDLDLAAEREAALQVPHVLNKQSSNRYKVVATEDSDDEATETITELQTPREDDMNNYISRYYNEPSSDSGVPEAAICVVTTAAIDVHRPNISSELFTVEVPMRLSSTGTSASITSGSASRSTVSSGTRACSESSQTLGSSPDCSAACEDGAGASPHTELVPSQQRVAQAMVQELLSSLSEEARLAQKGLDPVNLKLPSPAGSVRASPDLGHRLSVYNRRNQENLDVLQLKPLIDSPQGPPVTDDKYGALGPPEPRLSKVPEA; from the exons ATGACCGGTCCTCA GCCTGCAATAGAAGGCGGTGTTTCAGAAGTTGAGATAATTTCGCAGCAAGTTGAAGAAGAGACCAAAAGCATTGCCCCCGTACAGCTTGTTAATTTTGCTTATCGAGATCTACCCTTAGCTGCACTTGACCTGTCTGTGGCTGGATCCCAGCTTTTATCAAATTTGGACGAGGAATACCAAAGAGAAGG atCTAACTGGCTAAAGCCGTGCTGTGGGAGACGAGCAGCTGTGTGGCAGGTATTTTTGCTCAGTGCAAGTCTCAACAGTTTCCTGGTAGCCTGTGTAGTGTTGGTGGTGATTCTTCTGACTCTGGAACTCCTAATAGATATAAAGCTTCTCCAGT TTTCAAGTGCTTCTCAGTTTGCAGGAGTAATTCACTGGATCAGCCTAGTCAtcctgtctgttttcttttcagag ACTATTTTGAGGATTGTGGTTCTTGGCATATGGGATtacattgaaaacaaaatagag GTGTTTGATGGTGCTGTCATAATCTTGTCCTTGGCGCCAATGGTGGCCTCAACAGTAGCTAATGGGCCCAACAGCCCCTGGGATGCTATCAGCCTTATTATCACACTACGAATATGGAGAGTGAAGAGGATCATTGATG CGTATGTCCTTCCAGTGAAAGtggagatggagatgatgaTTCAGCAGTATGAGAAAGCAAAGGTTATTCAGGATGAGCAGCTGGAAAGACTAACCCAGATCTGCCAAGAACAAGGG tTTGAGATCAGGCAGCTGAGGGCTCACCTTGCTCAGCAAGATTTGGACCTGGCTGCAGAGAGAGAGGCTGCGCTGCAGGTCCCACATGTGCtgaacaaacagagcagcaacagGTACAAGGTGGTTGCCACTGAAGACTCAGACGATGAAGCCACTGAGACCATCACCGAGCTGCAGACTCCACGAG AGGATGACATGAACAATTACATCAGCCGGTACTACAATGAGCCCAGCAGTG ACAGCGGTGTTCCTGAGGCCGCCATCTGTGTGGTCACCACGGCCGCCATCGACGTCCACCGGCCCAACATCTCCTCCGAGCTCTTCACGGTGGAGGTGCCGATGCGGCTGAGCAGCACCGGGACGTCCGCCAGCATCACTTCGGGCAGCGCCTCCCGCTCCACCGTCAGCTCGGGCACACGGGCGTGCAGTGAGAGCAGCCAGACGCTGGGCTCCTCGCCGGACTGCAGCGCAGCCTGTGAGGATGGGGCAGGCGCCAGCCCTCATACCGAGCTGGTGCCCAGCCAGCAGCGGGTGGCACAAGCCATGGTCCAGGAGCTGCTCTCTTCCCTGTCCGAAGAGGCGCGCCTGGCACAGAAGGGGCTGGACCCTGTCAACCTGAAGCTGCCCAGCCCAGCGGGCTCAGTGAGGGCCAGCCCTGACCTTGGCCACCGCCTCAGCGTCTACAACCGCAGGAATCAGGAGAACCTCGATGTCCTGCAGCTCAAGCCACTCATTGACTCTCCTCAGGGCCCCCCAGTGACTGATGACAAGTATGGCGCCCTGGGACCCCCCGAGCCACGGCTGAGCAAGGTACCTGAGGCATAA